The genomic DNA TGGAATCGCCACAGAAAATCCGGATATACAGCAAGTTGCCGCAGGACTCTCGGCCGCTCTTTGGAATCAATTATCTCTTGCGCAAAAAGAAGGCCATAGACCAGCGACCTCGCCGCGGCAAACGGATCCCATTTGGTCTTGGCGACCTCGTGAGCGCTCTCCAGCGCCACTCTCACGCCCTCTTCGTCCTGTCGTTCGGCGGCAACGGCGCATGCCGTTAGATGCAGATGTACGCGGGCCAGTGGGTCCATGTCTTCGGAGAGCAGACGGGTGGCGCGCTCCAGCGCGGCCAGGGCCGACTTCAGGCGACCGCGGCGGGCCTGCACCAGTGCGATATGTTCCCACGCTTGTCCCTCTCCCTTCATGGATCCCACTTCGGCGGCGGTCTGACAGGATCTCTGGAAGTGGGCGGTAGCCGTCTCCAATTCATCGAGGGTGAGCAAAACTCGTCCGAGGTGAAGGAGCGGTTCGATTTCCACTTCGCGATCATCCAGGGTGCTGGCCAGATGAACGGCTTCCTGAAGGTAGGCCTGCGCGCGCGGATAGTCGGCGCGGTAATACGCGAGTTCACCGAGATTGCTGAGAATCTCCACTTGAGCGCGGGGATTCTTCATCCGGCGGAACAGACTGAGGGCCTTGCGGTAGTGGTCCTCGGCTTCGCGGAGCGCGCCCGACTCCAACGCATCAATGCCGAGGTTGTTGTAGATGCCGGCCAGGCGGTGGACGTCGTTGATCTCGCGGGCAATCGCCGCGCAGCGTTGCCAGAGACTGCGGGCCCGCAAGCGGTCTCCCGATTGCGCGGCCAACGCACCGAGACTGTTGTACATGCTGGCGATTCCCTGCCGGTCGCCGATGGTCTCGTACACCTCCAGGCAACGTTTCCAATAGAGCTCGGCGGCATCGAGATCGCCGCGGTAGAAAGCGAGGGTGGCGACGGTGTTGAGCAGCAGCGCTTGTCCGAAATCGGCCGCATGCGGGGGAATCCGAATCAGTCCTTCTTCGGCCAGCTCGCGGGCCTTCTCCGCATCGCCCTGCTTGAATAGTATCCATGCCAAGGGGCCGAAAACCATTCCCGCCCGGCTGTCGTGCCCCGCCGGAAGAACCTGCAAGCACCGTTCAAGAATGATCTGTGCACGGTCGGCGCGGCCCAGCTTCTCTTCGAGTCCGGCATAGCGCGCCATCCGTTCCAGATTTTCCTCTGCGACCTCAATTTCGCCGTGTTGCAGCACGTTGCCCAGCCGCTCGGCTGAGGCCTCGATATTCCCTTCGATGAACTCGACCACGACGAGCGCATCCAGCAAGACGTCACCGAGCCGGGGAGGCGGATCGAGCAGAACTCCCGTTTCGATCAGCTTCCGCACCCACACTGCGTTGCCTTCGTCGAGTACGGAGCGCAATTGCGCGGCCGTATAGTCGGGAGCGATGTCCCAATCGGCCGAATGAATGTGATGATAGAGAAGCTCGCGATCCCGGAGCGGATGGTCTCGGAGAAGCTCTCCGGCCCACGCCCTGGCCAGCAGCCGATGGAAGCGGCGGTGCTCTTCGGGATCCTGCGAGTTTTCGACAAGCTCCGCCGCGGCGGAGTGACGAAGGCGGTAGCTATCTTCCGTTTTCACGAGCCATCCGACACGATTCAACTCGGCGATCGCCGTGTCGAGGGAAGCGGATGGATCAACCAGATCACCATACATTTCAAGCAGAACCGCCCGCGGAAGAGCCGACGATGAGCAGGCGACGACCTCCGCCAGCCTGCGCGCACCACCGGAGAGATGCTCCCCGACCGCCTGCACGTGTTCGGGAACGGCGGGATGGATGGGGACGTCCCAACGGCCGGGCATGAGCTCCCAACCCGACAGACCGATTCGCAATTGTTCCGTATCGAGCAGGTGCTGCAAAGCCCTTTCGATCGCGGCGGTGAAGCCCATCGTCCGTGAATGAAGTTGCTCGGCAAACGTACCCTGAAAGTTATTTTCGGGGAACATCGCCGTGAGGAATTCGGCAACCTCAGGAGCTTCGAGCGGGTGAAGCGTGAGCCGATCCAGCGACGGGAACATCGCCGGAAGCTCGGGAGGAACGCCCGCGCCGCCGAGAAGAATCCAAGCGTCTCTCGAACGGGCTGTTTCGACGGCGATGCGCAGCTTCTCAGCATCGAGACGGGATACATCGGGGACAATCAACACGTCGGCCGCCCCCTGCTCCAGATCGCGTTCGGTCTCGGCCAGGCGAACGGCACAGCCGTCCACTCCCAGTTCGGCGGCGAAGGCACCGAGCAGTCGGCGGCGGCCCAGTCCGCGGGGACCCAGCACAAGGACCGGTTTCACCGGTTCCCCGGCGGCTCGTCGGAGTCGCATCTGCCGCATCGTTTCACGGACTTCGCGATGCGTGACCGTAACCGCCGAACGGATGTAGGCGCTGCGAGTCTCCACCGTCTCGTAGGGATACTCCGTTCCTTGATGTTCGTTCAAGAGGGCAATGACGTGTCGAGCGCTGGAGGGACGATCTTCGGGCCGGATCCGAATCAGCGTTCCGATCACGTCCGAAAGCCCGACCGGGAGATCGGGACTGAAGCGCAATGCCGGTGGCGCTTCGGCTATGCAACGCTGCCGGGTGACGGCAATGGGGTCGGTTCCTTCAAACGGCAGATGGCCGGTCGCCAGGCGGTAGATAAGCATCCCGATGGCATAGATATCGGAAACCATGGAAGCCGATTCGCCGCCGATCAGCTCCGGCGCCATATAATCCATGGTTCCCGCGAATTCGGCCGACTCTTCCCGTTTGGCGGACAGCCCGAAGTCTACCAGCTTGAGAGTATCCAGTTGGCCATTGCTGCCGAGTCGTCCCAGAACGTTCTGCGGCTTGATGTCACGGTGGAGAAGGCCCCGGCTGTGGAGAAACGCCAAGGCTCGGCACAGAGACACCAACACTACTTGAAGTTGCTGTGGCGTCCAAGTGGCGGCCAGATGATCGAGGGAGTTGCCGGCGACGAACTCACAGGTGAAATAGAGCTGGGTCTCAGTTTCGGGGAGGATTCCGAAGTCGAAAACCTCCGGGATATTGGGGTGGACGACTCCCCGAATGTTCAGGAACTCCGCCCGGAAGCTCTCTGTTGCCTCGGCCCCGCCCTGCGGTTTCATTGTCTTCAGGGCCATGATTTTATGGTCTTTGCGGGTATCTTCGGCAAGATAGACCACACCCATTCCACCGGAACCGAGAGTCCGAAGTATCCGATAGCGTGATGCGTATAGTGCAGAATCAGGCATAAATGAGGAATACTCGGCCTAAGAGCCTTCTCCTCGGAGTTATCGTCAAAGGAGGGGGGGCTCTTGAGGGCTCATCTTATTGTTTTATGAGAAAAAAGCCCGGCGGGGAAGGGCATGAGATTGACACCGACAGCAGGAAGAATGGCAGACAAGAGAAGCGACCCCGGCCGCCAGCGGCCGGGGTCGGTTTGTGTATGGAACAGGGAGCGTAGTGACGCGGAGGTTCGTCACATGGCTCCACCAATGATGTAGCGGCTGAAGTGGGTCGTCTGGGCGGTAACTGTCATGTCATTCGGATCTACACTTCCGGGCATTCTCTCGAGCGAGCCGCTCGGCGACATATACAGCACGGCCAAGGGAGGATTGTTCGTACCATCGTATTGAGTTCCCCGATAGCTCAGCGTCAGGGTCACCGGCACGTTGAACTGGAACGGGCTGGGATTACAGTCCATGGCCACGCCCGTGACCGACGCGTTGGACACGGAAATCATCACGAAGTCGCTGACCGCGCCCGATGGGATCAGCAGTGAGTGATAGCCGAATCGAATGAACGCGCCCTGCGGACCCACGCGGAAGGTGCGCGGGGGCATCATCCACGGATTGACCGTGGGGCCGTACAGGCTCTCCCAATAGCCCTCCTGAACCA from bacterium includes the following:
- a CDS encoding tetratricopeptide repeat protein; its protein translation is MVYLAEDTRKDHKIMALKTMKPQGGAEATESFRAEFLNIRGVVHPNIPEVFDFGILPETETQLYFTCEFVAGNSLDHLAATWTPQQLQVVLVSLCRALAFLHSRGLLHRDIKPQNVLGRLGSNGQLDTLKLVDFGLSAKREESAEFAGTMDYMAPELIGGESASMVSDIYAIGMLIYRLATGHLPFEGTDPIAVTRQRCIAEAPPALRFSPDLPVGLSDVIGTLIRIRPEDRPSSARHVIALLNEHQGTEYPYETVETRSAYIRSAVTVTHREVRETMRQMRLRRAAGEPVKPVLVLGPRGLGRRRLLGAFAAELGVDGCAVRLAETERDLEQGAADVLIVPDVSRLDAEKLRIAVETARSRDAWILLGGAGVPPELPAMFPSLDRLTLHPLEAPEVAEFLTAMFPENNFQGTFAEQLHSRTMGFTAAIERALQHLLDTEQLRIGLSGWELMPGRWDVPIHPAVPEHVQAVGEHLSGGARRLAEVVACSSSALPRAVLLEMYGDLVDPSASLDTAIAELNRVGWLVKTEDSYRLRHSAAAELVENSQDPEEHRRFHRLLARAWAGELLRDHPLRDRELLYHHIHSADWDIAPDYTAAQLRSVLDEGNAVWVRKLIETGVLLDPPPRLGDVLLDALVVVEFIEGNIEASAERLGNVLQHGEIEVAEENLERMARYAGLEEKLGRADRAQIILERCLQVLPAGHDSRAGMVFGPLAWILFKQGDAEKARELAEEGLIRIPPHAADFGQALLLNTVATLAFYRGDLDAAELYWKRCLEVYETIGDRQGIASMYNSLGALAAQSGDRLRARSLWQRCAAIAREINDVHRLAGIYNNLGIDALESGALREAEDHYRKALSLFRRMKNPRAQVEILSNLGELAYYRADYPRAQAYLQEAVHLASTLDDREVEIEPLLHLGRVLLTLDELETATAHFQRSCQTAAEVGSMKGEGQAWEHIALVQARRGRLKSALAALERATRLLSEDMDPLARVHLHLTACAVAAERQDEEGVRVALESAHEVAKTKWDPFAAARSLVYGLLFAQEIIDSKERPRVLRQLAVYPDFLWRFHWAAARRLAAEGAVRKALDEFGKGVNVLKGIASRLPDEGRDRYLNSPQIRQFRSEAIALKNQMKDK